Proteins encoded by one window of Dietzia sp. B32:
- a CDS encoding Crp/Fnr family transcriptional regulator — MTIDRRTDQSADDVLTRAGIFQGVEPAAVSALRADLTSEEYSKGDVIIREGEQGDSLYIVTSGKVKLSRKAPDGRENLLSILGPSDMFGELSIFDPGPRTSSAVCVTDVSVQAMDRSALKRWIAERPEISDQLLRVLARRLRRTNNNLADLIFTDVPGRVAKALLQLAQRFGTQEGGNIRVTHDLTQEEIAQLVGASRETVNKALAEFAHRGWLRLEGKSVIISDTERLARRAR, encoded by the coding sequence GTGACGATTGATCGCCGCACGGACCAGTCTGCCGACGACGTCCTCACCCGAGCCGGAATCTTCCAGGGTGTGGAGCCGGCCGCCGTCTCCGCTCTGCGTGCAGATCTCACCAGCGAGGAGTACTCGAAGGGTGACGTGATCATCCGCGAGGGCGAGCAGGGCGACAGCCTGTACATCGTCACCTCCGGCAAGGTGAAGCTCTCCCGCAAGGCCCCCGACGGCCGCGAGAACCTACTGTCGATCCTCGGCCCGTCCGACATGTTCGGCGAGCTCTCCATCTTCGACCCGGGCCCGCGTACGTCCTCGGCCGTGTGTGTCACCGACGTCTCCGTGCAGGCCATGGACCGCTCCGCCCTCAAGCGCTGGATCGCCGAGCGCCCGGAGATCTCCGACCAGCTGCTGCGCGTGCTGGCCCGCCGCCTGCGCCGCACCAACAACAACCTCGCCGATCTCATCTTCACCGACGTCCCCGGCCGCGTCGCCAAGGCCCTGCTGCAGCTGGCGCAGCGCTTCGGTACGCAGGAGGGCGGCAACATCCGCGTGACGCACGACCTCACGCAGGAGGAGATCGCCCAGCTCGTCGGCGCCTCCCGCGAGACCGTGAACAAGGCCCTGGCCGAGTTCGCGCACCGCGGCTGGCTGCGGCTCGAGGGCAAGAGCGTCATCATCTCCGACACCGAGCGCCTGGCCCGCCGCGCCCGCTGA
- the nth gene encoding endonuclease III — MPDPAPAVKRRRRGVAARGVETDLGRTRRARRMLRTLEEAFPHVYCELDFTDPLELSVATILSAQCTDKRVNEVTPALFARYRTAADYAGADREELEEFIRPTGFYRNKARSIQGLGAALVERYDGEVPQRLEDLVTLPGFGRKTANVVLGNAFGIPGLPVDTHFIRLVNRWKWTEATDAVRIEREVSRMLPRASWTDASHRIIFHGRRVCHARTAACGACVLADDCPSAGEAGPLDPVAAARLVAGPERDHLLELVGLGEHA; from the coding sequence ATGCCCGACCCCGCTCCCGCCGTGAAGCGCCGCAGACGAGGGGTGGCCGCGAGGGGGGTGGAGACCGACCTCGGGCGCACCCGACGCGCGAGACGCATGCTCCGCACCCTCGAGGAGGCGTTCCCGCACGTCTACTGCGAGCTCGACTTCACCGATCCGCTCGAGCTGAGCGTCGCCACCATCCTGTCCGCGCAGTGCACGGACAAGCGGGTCAACGAGGTCACCCCGGCGCTGTTCGCGCGTTACCGGACGGCCGCCGACTACGCCGGGGCGGATCGCGAGGAGCTGGAGGAGTTCATCCGGCCGACGGGTTTCTACCGCAACAAGGCGCGGAGCATCCAGGGCCTGGGCGCGGCGCTCGTGGAGAGGTACGACGGCGAGGTGCCGCAGCGGCTCGAGGACCTGGTCACCCTCCCGGGATTCGGGAGGAAGACGGCCAACGTGGTCCTGGGCAACGCGTTCGGGATCCCGGGGCTGCCGGTCGACACCCACTTCATCCGGTTGGTGAACCGCTGGAAGTGGACCGAGGCCACGGACGCCGTCCGCATCGAGCGCGAGGTGTCGCGCATGCTGCCGCGGGCCTCCTGGACCGACGCGAGCCACCGGATCATCTTCCACGGTCGCCGGGTGTGCCACGCGCGGACCGCGGCCTGCGGGGCGTGTGTGCTGGCCGACGACTGCCCGTCCGCGGGGGAGGCCGGCCCGCTCGACCCGGTCGCCGCCGCCCGCCTCGTGGCGGGACCCGAGCGTGATCACCTGCTGGAACTGGTCGGACTGGGGGAACACGCGTGA
- a CDS encoding thioredoxin family protein translates to MSSSTRWSLVALVALIGVVVALLSTFGDTGAGSGDPTAAPTAAPTAAPTAPAVGAPPADEPRTVVDPAVRAGAGLPACRDSAVPATTSGPVAGLMVRCMDDGSTTTLGKIQAGTPMVVNMWAYWCEPCRRELPAIRDAQATLGDKVKVVLSHTDPSETKGFDTLAALGIEDLISVSDQDEELPTVLGAPPVLPLTLFVRADGTVAHVLVQPMDSEQDVLDAVAEHLGVTA, encoded by the coding sequence GTGAGCTCCTCCACCCGGTGGTCGCTGGTCGCCCTCGTGGCGCTGATCGGCGTCGTCGTCGCCCTTCTCTCCACCTTCGGTGACACCGGCGCCGGGTCCGGCGACCCGACCGCCGCCCCGACCGCCGCCCCGACCGCCGCTCCGACCGCACCTGCCGTGGGCGCCCCGCCCGCGGACGAGCCGCGCACCGTCGTGGACCCCGCGGTCCGCGCCGGGGCCGGGCTCCCCGCCTGCCGCGACAGTGCCGTGCCCGCCACCACCTCCGGGCCCGTCGCCGGACTCATGGTGCGCTGCATGGACGACGGCTCCACCACCACGCTCGGCAAGATCCAGGCCGGCACGCCGATGGTGGTCAACATGTGGGCCTACTGGTGCGAACCGTGCCGCCGCGAACTTCCCGCCATCCGCGACGCGCAGGCCACCCTCGGGGACAAGGTGAAGGTGGTGCTCTCGCACACCGACCCGTCCGAGACCAAGGGGTTCGACACCCTCGCCGCGCTGGGCATCGAGGACCTGATCTCGGTCTCGGACCAGGACGAGGAGCTGCCGACCGTGCTCGGCGCGCCGCCCGTCCTGCCCCTGACGCTGTTCGTCCGCGCCGACGGGACGGTCGCGCACGTGCTGGTCCAGCCCATGGACAGTGAGCAGGACGTGCTCGACGCCGTCGCCGAGCACCTGGGGGTGACCGCGTGA
- a CDS encoding MarP family serine protease, with protein MTGSQWLDLALFALAAAAAISGWINGAAASGFALLGVGIGATSGLLVAPHLVREIDSPLGRLSAGLAIIAVMVVIGQVAGVTIGRAARRYISGSGARLLDSTVGAVFQSAAMLLVAWLVAVPIAAQEGPGLGKAVRGSSVLAKIDDVAPEQLQRIPATFTSVLGTTGFPDILGPFGTTPMQEVPPPDPVLSGAEVVARVQPSVLKIRGRAESCSRALEGSGFVAAPGLVMTNAHVVAGTGSVTVESGDEELDAEVVVYDPRVDIAVLRVDGLDAPVLPFAENRARTGDDAIVVGYPGNGPYRPDAARIRERVTLRGPDIYREQTVEREVYILRGSVREGNSGGPLLTPQGQIVGVVFGAAMDAADTGYALTVEQVLPQLQLAVDAQEPVPTGRCVGVG; from the coding sequence GTGACGGGCTCGCAATGGCTCGACCTGGCATTGTTCGCGCTCGCCGCCGCCGCGGCGATCTCCGGCTGGATCAACGGCGCCGCAGCCTCGGGTTTCGCGCTTCTCGGCGTGGGCATCGGCGCGACCTCAGGGCTGCTGGTCGCCCCACACCTCGTGCGGGAGATCGACTCACCACTGGGCCGGTTGTCGGCGGGATTGGCGATCATCGCCGTGATGGTGGTCATCGGGCAGGTGGCCGGCGTGACCATCGGCCGCGCCGCCCGGCGCTACATCTCTGGTTCCGGCGCCCGACTCCTCGACAGCACCGTGGGGGCCGTCTTCCAGTCCGCCGCGATGCTGCTGGTGGCGTGGCTGGTCGCCGTCCCGATCGCGGCGCAGGAGGGCCCCGGGCTCGGCAAGGCGGTGCGGGGGTCGTCCGTACTGGCCAAGATCGACGACGTGGCTCCCGAGCAGCTGCAACGGATCCCCGCCACGTTCACCTCGGTGCTCGGCACCACCGGATTCCCGGACATCCTCGGGCCCTTCGGCACGACCCCGATGCAGGAGGTGCCGCCGCCCGATCCGGTCCTGTCCGGTGCCGAGGTGGTGGCCCGCGTGCAACCGTCCGTGCTGAAGATCCGCGGCCGGGCCGAGTCCTGCAGTCGCGCGCTGGAGGGGTCGGGATTCGTCGCCGCGCCGGGGCTCGTGATGACCAACGCCCACGTCGTGGCGGGCACCGGATCGGTGACCGTCGAGTCCGGTGACGAGGAATTGGACGCCGAGGTGGTGGTCTACGACCCCCGCGTGGACATCGCCGTGTTGCGGGTGGACGGTCTCGACGCGCCGGTCCTGCCGTTCGCCGAGAACCGTGCGCGCACCGGTGACGACGCGATCGTCGTGGGGTATCCGGGTAACGGGCCCTACCGGCCGGACGCGGCCCGGATCCGCGAGCGCGTGACCCTGCGCGGCCCGGACATCTACCGCGAGCAGACCGTCGAGCGCGAGGTGTACATCCTGCGCGGCTCGGTCCGCGAGGGCAACTCCGGCGGGCCGCTGCTCACGCCTCAGGGGCAGATCGTCGGCGTGGTGTTCGGCGCCGCGATGGACGCGGCCGACACCGGGTACGCCTTGACCGTGGAGCAGGTCCTGCCGCAGCTCCAGCTCGCCGTCGACGCGCAGGAGCCGGTCCCGACGGGACGCTGCGTCGGGGTCGGCTGA
- a CDS encoding alpha/beta hydrolase codes for MPADTPPGRLPPLVLLVHGLSGIWWTMRAPMVALAEAGFHAVAVDLRGHGDSDKPPRGYDAWTLAADITNLIRSLGHSSAVIVGQGEGGFVAWTAAYRRPRAVRGLVVVGSPHPVATRRAALLDRTQGRALVPRLLSDQAPRLPERRLTRDGAAAVEEMLRSRSGPAWPGTEDFRESAALLRRAMLIPKVAHLSLESRRWMVRSQFRPDGRDFRRAVSGVLSQPVLGISGAEDRFILPATLRSSSAWARDFTTELVPGAGHYPAMEAPDVTSRLIVDFARRVTPL; via the coding sequence TTGCCTGCAGACACCCCGCCGGGTCGGCTCCCCCCGCTGGTCCTCCTGGTCCACGGGCTCAGTGGCATCTGGTGGACGATGCGCGCGCCCATGGTCGCGCTGGCCGAGGCCGGGTTCCACGCCGTGGCCGTCGACCTCCGGGGACACGGCGACTCCGACAAGCCACCTCGGGGTTACGACGCGTGGACCCTGGCCGCGGACATCACCAACCTGATCAGGTCGCTCGGTCATTCGTCCGCGGTGATCGTCGGCCAGGGCGAGGGCGGATTCGTCGCGTGGACCGCCGCCTACCGCCGGCCCCGCGCGGTGCGGGGCCTCGTCGTCGTCGGCTCCCCGCACCCGGTCGCCACGCGCCGCGCTGCCCTGCTCGACCGCACCCAGGGCCGCGCGCTCGTACCCCGCCTGCTCTCGGACCAGGCGCCGCGACTGCCCGAACGGCGCCTCACCCGCGACGGCGCGGCAGCGGTCGAGGAGATGCTCCGCAGTCGCTCCGGGCCCGCGTGGCCCGGGACCGAGGATTTCCGCGAGTCCGCCGCCCTGCTCAGGCGGGCCATGCTCATCCCGAAGGTCGCCCACCTCTCGTTGGAGAGCCGCCGCTGGATGGTGCGCAGCCAGTTCCGGCCGGACGGTCGCGACTTCCGCCGCGCGGTCTCGGGTGTCCTGTCCCAGCCGGTACTGGGGATCAGCGGCGCCGAGGACAGGTTCATCCTGCCGGCGACCCTCCGCTCGTCCTCGGCGTGGGCACGCGACTTCACCACCGAACTGGTCCCGGGCGCCGGCCACTATCCGGCGATGGAGGCCCCGGACGTCACGTCCCGGCTCATCGTGGACTTCGCTAGGCGCGTCACCCCGCTCTGA
- a CDS encoding phage holin family protein, whose product MSHAQGTHKPSEASIPLHDADSIGRGDASIGTLVKNATTQVSTLVRAEIELAKTEVTEQVKKAATGSGFFVVALVLLLMSFFPFVFMWAKLISMWFGTKTWDWMGFLIVFVVLVLLAAVFGLLGYRKVKKIRKPQRTIDSVSDLKLAMPKGNEPRPGTVRVTETPLPAAKS is encoded by the coding sequence GTGAGCCACGCCCAGGGAACGCACAAGCCGTCCGAGGCCTCGATCCCCCTGCATGACGCTGACTCGATCGGCCGTGGCGACGCCAGTATCGGCACTCTGGTCAAGAACGCCACCACGCAGGTGTCCACGCTGGTCCGCGCCGAGATCGAGCTGGCGAAGACCGAGGTCACCGAGCAGGTGAAGAAGGCCGCCACCGGGTCCGGCTTCTTCGTGGTGGCGCTCGTCCTGCTGCTGATGTCGTTCTTCCCGTTCGTGTTCATGTGGGCCAAGCTCATCTCGATGTGGTTCGGCACAAAGACCTGGGACTGGATGGGTTTCCTCATCGTGTTCGTGGTCCTGGTCCTGCTGGCCGCGGTGTTCGGGTTGCTCGGCTACCGCAAGGTCAAGAAGATCCGGAAGCCGCAGCGCACCATCGACTCGGTGTCGGATCTGAAGCTCGCCATGCCCAAGGGCAACGAGCCCCGGCCCGGCACGGTGCGTGTCACCGAGACGCCCTTGCCCGCCGCGAAGTCCTGA
- the acs gene encoding acetate--CoA ligase produces MTAPENAPSFAPDPDFAAQANAQPDLYDTASSDRLAFWEEQARRLDWDTEWSEVLDWSDAPVAKWFVGGKLNVAHNCVDRHVDAGNGDRVAIHWIGEPTDDARDITYAELKDEVSRAANYLSSLGLVAGDRVAIYMPLLPEVYVAMLACARLGLTHSVVFAGFSPNALRSRVDDAEAKLVITADGQFRRGKPAPLKAGVDDALSGNGVDAEGTAESVQNVLVVRRTGMDVDWIEGRDVWWDEVMAEQSTEHQPEAFDSEHPLFLLYTSGTTGKPKGIVHTTGGYLTQAAYTHHNVFDHKPGEDVYWCTADVGWVTGHTYGVYAPLANGAECIVYEGTPNSPDEHRHFQIIEKYGVTIYYSAPTLIRTFMKWGKEIPAAHDLSSIRLLGSVGEPINPEAWRWYRENIGGGKVPIVDTWWQTETGAIMISPLPGVTDTKPGSAMRPLPGIDVAIVDGDAKEVAAEEQGFLVITEPWPAMLRGIWGDMERYRDTYWSRFAEEGYYFAGDGAKWDADGALWVLGRVDDVMNISGHRISTSEVESALVGHRAVAEAAVVGADDETTGQAIVAYVILRGNVDAEEDRQKLIDELRAEVSREISPIAKPRDITIVPELPKTRSGKIMRRLLKNLAEGKDGGDTSTLSDPTIMDQIREKGTRG; encoded by the coding sequence ATGACCGCTCCCGAGAACGCCCCGTCCTTCGCTCCCGATCCCGACTTCGCCGCCCAGGCCAATGCGCAGCCCGACCTGTACGACACCGCGTCGAGCGATCGTCTCGCGTTCTGGGAGGAGCAGGCCCGCCGACTCGACTGGGACACCGAGTGGTCCGAGGTCCTGGACTGGTCCGACGCCCCGGTCGCCAAGTGGTTCGTCGGCGGCAAACTCAACGTGGCCCACAACTGCGTCGACCGCCACGTCGACGCCGGCAACGGCGACCGAGTGGCCATCCACTGGATCGGCGAGCCCACCGATGACGCCCGCGACATCACCTACGCCGAACTCAAGGACGAGGTCAGCCGTGCGGCCAACTACCTCAGCTCGCTCGGGCTCGTCGCCGGCGACCGGGTGGCCATCTACATGCCGCTGCTGCCCGAGGTCTACGTCGCGATGCTCGCGTGTGCCCGCCTCGGCCTGACCCACTCCGTGGTCTTCGCCGGCTTCTCCCCCAACGCGCTGCGGTCCCGCGTCGATGACGCGGAGGCCAAGCTCGTCATCACCGCCGACGGCCAGTTCCGGCGGGGGAAGCCCGCGCCGCTGAAGGCCGGGGTCGACGACGCGCTCTCCGGGAACGGTGTCGACGCCGAGGGGACCGCCGAATCCGTCCAGAACGTCCTCGTGGTCCGCCGCACCGGCATGGACGTCGACTGGATCGAGGGTCGCGACGTCTGGTGGGACGAGGTCATGGCCGAGCAGTCCACCGAGCACCAGCCCGAGGCCTTCGACTCGGAGCACCCGCTGTTCCTGCTCTACACCTCCGGGACCACGGGCAAGCCCAAGGGCATCGTCCACACCACGGGCGGGTACCTCACCCAGGCCGCGTACACCCACCACAACGTGTTCGATCACAAGCCCGGTGAGGACGTCTACTGGTGCACCGCGGACGTCGGCTGGGTCACGGGCCACACCTACGGGGTGTACGCCCCGCTGGCGAACGGCGCCGAGTGCATCGTCTACGAGGGCACCCCCAACTCGCCGGACGAGCACCGCCACTTCCAGATCATCGAGAAGTACGGCGTCACCATCTACTACTCTGCACCGACGCTGATCCGCACCTTCATGAAGTGGGGCAAGGAGATCCCCGCCGCCCATGACCTGTCCTCGATCCGCCTGCTCGGTTCGGTGGGCGAGCCGATCAACCCGGAGGCGTGGCGCTGGTACCGCGAGAACATCGGTGGCGGGAAGGTCCCGATCGTGGACACCTGGTGGCAGACCGAGACCGGCGCGATCATGATCTCCCCGCTCCCCGGCGTGACCGACACCAAGCCCGGTTCCGCCATGCGCCCGCTGCCCGGAATCGATGTCGCCATCGTCGACGGTGACGCCAAGGAGGTCGCGGCCGAGGAGCAGGGTTTCCTCGTCATCACCGAGCCGTGGCCCGCCATGCTCCGCGGGATCTGGGGCGACATGGAGCGCTACCGCGACACCTACTGGTCGCGGTTCGCCGAGGAGGGGTACTACTTCGCCGGTGACGGCGCCAAGTGGGACGCGGACGGCGCGCTGTGGGTCCTCGGCCGCGTCGACGACGTCATGAACATCTCCGGTCACCGCATCTCCACCTCGGAGGTCGAGTCGGCGCTCGTCGGGCACCGGGCGGTCGCAGAGGCGGCCGTCGTCGGCGCCGATGACGAGACCACCGGCCAGGCGATCGTCGCCTACGTGATCCTGCGCGGGAACGTGGACGCGGAGGAGGATCGCCAGAAGCTCATCGACGAACTGCGGGCCGAGGTGTCGCGGGAGATCTCCCCGATCGCCAAGCCCCGCGACATCACGATCGTGCCCGAACTGCCCAAGACCCGCTCCGGCAAGATCATGCGGCGTCTGCTCAAGAACCTGGCCGAGGGCAAGGACGGCGGCGACACCTCGACGCTGTCGGATCCGACGATCATGGACCAGATCCGCGAGAAGGGCACGCGCGGCTGA
- a CDS encoding PRC-barrel domain-containing protein produces MNLKDQLDALLDATAFDSTGAKIGAVRQIYVDDASGKATFATVATGIFSADAIVPLHGARLLDDELHVDHTRAVIRDSPRPDDTDDALTPEQEIKLLEYYGIEIPRRGGVGGTEPGADRRTASSASPSAGKKSAGPDSGPAATTPGPQPGSPGSKPQPKAEAKAEAKAASTTDPQRTAPSTQAPKREVTSSQGSKAAASAKPAPGGTAEKPGTPPSSRPSTDDRGAAESKKPTPQTTTPQTTTPPATGQSTPTAAPQKKSDTSGRKDDTANRS; encoded by the coding sequence GTGAACCTCAAGGACCAGCTCGACGCTCTGCTCGACGCGACCGCCTTCGACTCGACGGGGGCCAAGATCGGCGCCGTACGCCAGATCTACGTAGACGACGCCAGCGGCAAGGCCACCTTCGCCACCGTCGCCACCGGGATCTTCTCCGCCGACGCGATCGTCCCCCTCCACGGCGCCCGACTCCTCGACGACGAACTGCACGTCGACCACACCCGCGCCGTCATCCGCGACTCCCCCCGGCCCGACGACACCGACGACGCCCTCACCCCCGAGCAGGAGATCAAGCTGCTCGAGTACTACGGCATCGAGATTCCCCGCCGGGGCGGGGTCGGCGGGACGGAACCTGGGGCCGACCGCCGCACGGCATCGTCTGCTTCTCCGTCTGCTGGGAAGAAGTCGGCCGGACCCGACTCCGGGCCCGCCGCGACCACGCCCGGCCCTCAGCCGGGTTCGCCGGGTTCGAAGCCGCAGCCGAAGGCGGAGGCGAAGGCGGAGGCGAAGGCGGCGAGCACGACCGACCCGCAGCGGACCGCGCCGAGCACACAGGCACCGAAGAGGGAGGTGACGAGCTCGCAGGGTTCGAAGGCAGCGGCCTCGGCGAAGCCCGCCCCCGGCGGCACCGCCGAGAAGCCCGGGACCCCGCCATCGTCGCGCCCCTCGACGGACGACCGGGGGGCCGCCGAGTCAAAGAAGCCGACCCCGCAGACCACGACCCCGCAGACCACGACCCCGCCGGCCACCGGCCAGTCGACGCCCACCGCGGCGCCGCAGAAGAAGAGCGACACGTCCGGGCGAAAGGACGACACCGCCAACCGCTCGTGA
- a CDS encoding oxidoreductase → MNSTAPDPLAPLLVLPGVAEAADAARAALAAVHRHPANRRGWPTTAAESVLRGARASAGVEGASVRLNSDGETDEVLSAALRVAGELTGESLDRAVAVWTRSPLQELAHLHLLAASGPGADPGSLGRPRPEPGVAERLQGLAELVTGGTRAPAPVLAAVVLGEISGLRPFGSADGLVARAAFRLVGVSTGLDPHCLGVPEVTFYRDPEAHRAALKGYMAGTGEGVADWILHCCRALEAGAREATSIADAAGG, encoded by the coding sequence GTGAACTCCACAGCTCCCGACCCGCTCGCCCCGCTCCTGGTGCTGCCCGGGGTGGCCGAGGCGGCGGACGCGGCCAGGGCCGCGCTGGCGGCGGTGCACCGGCACCCGGCCAACCGTCGCGGATGGCCCACCACCGCCGCCGAATCGGTGCTGCGCGGGGCGCGCGCGTCCGCCGGCGTGGAGGGTGCGTCCGTGCGCCTGAACTCCGACGGTGAGACCGATGAGGTGCTCTCCGCTGCGTTGCGGGTGGCCGGCGAGCTGACCGGCGAGTCTCTCGACCGCGCTGTGGCGGTGTGGACCCGGTCCCCTCTGCAGGAACTCGCGCATCTCCATCTCCTCGCCGCCTCCGGGCCGGGTGCGGATCCCGGGAGCCTGGGGCGCCCGCGCCCCGAACCGGGCGTCGCCGAGCGTCTCCAGGGACTGGCGGAACTGGTCACCGGAGGCACCCGCGCGCCGGCGCCCGTCCTGGCAGCGGTCGTCCTCGGTGAAATCTCGGGTCTGCGCCCGTTCGGGTCCGCGGACGGGCTCGTCGCGCGGGCCGCGTTCCGGCTGGTCGGGGTGTCCACGGGGCTAGACCCCCATTGCCTGGGCGTGCCGGAGGTGACCTTCTACCGGGACCCGGAGGCGCACCGTGCCGCGCTGAAGGGATACATGGCGGGGACCGGCGAGGGTGTGGCCGACTGGATCCTTCATTGCTGTAGAGCCCTCGAGGCCGGCGCGCGCGAGGCCACCTCGATTGCCGACGCCGCCGGGGGCTAG
- a CDS encoding HAD family phosphatase: MSAPRPPGPRMSHRPRRVAAFFDLDKTIIATSSVFAFNKSFLDEGLLSRRSVLDLAYTQLAFSLSDADDEQMRKVRQAMATATKGWEPEQVERIVTAGLTETVSPTVYSEAQDLLAEHRALGHDLVIVSASGEELVAPIARMLGVDHYAGTRMNRDVDGRYGGEIEFYCQGPGKAEAISAFAERYGYDLEASYAYSDSSTDLPMLEMVGHPTVINPDRPLRREALERGWPILTFTNPTPLLPTLERATGPIVGVAAIVVAVGSAAVSFARAARRAGR, from the coding sequence GTGTCCGCCCCACGCCCACCGGGCCCCAGGATGTCGCACCGCCCTCGCCGGGTGGCTGCGTTCTTCGACCTCGACAAGACGATCATCGCGACCTCATCGGTGTTCGCGTTCAACAAGTCCTTTCTCGACGAGGGTCTGTTGTCGCGACGATCGGTGCTCGACCTCGCCTACACGCAGCTCGCGTTCAGCCTGTCGGACGCCGACGACGAACAGATGCGGAAGGTCCGCCAGGCCATGGCGACCGCCACCAAGGGGTGGGAGCCCGAGCAGGTCGAGCGGATCGTCACCGCGGGGCTCACGGAGACCGTCTCCCCCACCGTGTACTCCGAGGCGCAGGATCTGCTCGCCGAGCACCGCGCACTGGGGCACGACCTGGTGATCGTATCCGCCTCGGGCGAGGAGCTGGTGGCGCCGATCGCCCGGATGCTCGGCGTGGACCACTACGCCGGCACGCGCATGAACCGGGACGTCGACGGGCGCTACGGCGGTGAGATCGAGTTCTACTGCCAGGGTCCGGGCAAGGCGGAGGCGATCAGCGCGTTCGCCGAGCGCTACGGCTACGACCTCGAGGCGAGCTACGCCTATTCCGATTCCTCCACCGACCTGCCCATGCTCGAGATGGTGGGTCACCCGACGGTGATCAATCCCGACCGCCCGCTGCGGCGCGAAGCACTGGAGCGGGGGTGGCCGATCCTCACCTTCACCAATCCCACGCCGCTACTGCCCACCCTCGAGCGCGCCACCGGGCCGATCGTCGGGGTCGCGGCCATCGTGGTGGCCGTGGGGTCCGCGGCTGTCTCGTTCGCCCGTGCCGCCCGCCGTGCGGGGCGGTAG
- a CDS encoding chromosome partitioning protein, protein MNTTTRTRSVAVDVTDPDLDADVRAVLAALALDTDPAGGAHGEVVVTDRADPMAGVGGSRVVRIGSDREPGDDDDEVVRLPSGTGDLVGMLLAPAPTRSGPLVEVAGAVGGCGASTLAAALAVRAAPSIRTLLVEADPHGTGVDLLLGAEDRPGLRVEDVRADLGGPDPEALWGAVPEALPGLGVLARSRRRPAPADPAPVRDGAPGAMQAHREAGGLVVSDRGGLADGGPAPAGADLVVVVTRADLSGAVAAGHAVHEAPGAVLVIRTGRADPLHAADVADAAGARRWFVLPEIAAVRRAAGAGDLGTALHRGRAGRVRRLAAVADVLLEQVGLDGR, encoded by the coding sequence GTGAACACGACTACGAGAACGCGATCCGTCGCGGTGGACGTCACCGACCCCGACCTGGACGCCGACGTGCGCGCCGTGCTGGCCGCCCTGGCCCTGGACACGGACCCCGCGGGCGGGGCGCACGGCGAGGTGGTGGTCACCGATCGCGCCGACCCGATGGCGGGGGTCGGTGGGTCACGCGTCGTGCGGATCGGATCGGACCGCGAACCGGGCGACGACGACGACGAGGTGGTCCGTCTGCCGTCCGGTACGGGCGATCTCGTGGGGATGCTGCTCGCGCCGGCACCGACGAGGTCGGGGCCGCTGGTGGAGGTGGCCGGCGCCGTGGGCGGGTGCGGGGCCAGCACCCTGGCGGCAGCCCTCGCGGTGCGGGCCGCCCCGTCCATCCGGACCCTGCTGGTCGAGGCGGACCCGCACGGCACCGGCGTCGATCTCCTACTGGGCGCCGAGGACCGGCCCGGACTGCGGGTCGAGGACGTGCGTGCCGACCTGGGGGGACCGGACCCGGAGGCTCTGTGGGGTGCGGTTCCCGAGGCCCTGCCCGGGCTCGGCGTCCTGGCGCGGTCCAGGCGCCGACCCGCCCCGGCCGACCCGGCCCCCGTCCGTGATGGCGCCCCGGGTGCGATGCAGGCCCACCGGGAAGCCGGGGGACTGGTGGTCAGCGATCGTGGTGGCCTCGCCGACGGCGGGCCCGCGCCGGCCGGCGCCGACCTCGTCGTCGTCGTCACCAGGGCCGACCTGTCGGGCGCGGTCGCCGCCGGACACGCGGTGCACGAGGCGCCCGGGGCGGTCCTGGTGATCAGGACCGGACGCGCCGATCCCCTGCACGCCGCAGACGTCGCCGACGCGGCCGGGGCGAGGCGCTGGTTCGTCCTGCCCGAGATCGCAGCGGTGCGCCGCGCGGCGGGCGCCGGTGACCTGGGGACCGCGCTCCACCGCGGGCGGGCGGGCCGGGTGCGACGACTGGCCGCGGTTGCCGACGTGTTGCTGGAGCAGGTGGGTCTCGATGGACGGTGA